Proteins encoded in a region of the Rutidosis leptorrhynchoides isolate AG116_Rl617_1_P2 chromosome 9, CSIRO_AGI_Rlap_v1, whole genome shotgun sequence genome:
- the LOC139867107 gene encoding probable RNA 3'-terminal phosphate cyclase-like protein — protein sequence MGKVSYMKVKGSKNLRQRLLLSTLSSTPILIEEIRADATYPGLLPHEVSFLRLLETVSDDCHVEINETGTKLKYKPGIVMGGRYLEHDCGVSRSIGYFLEPLIVLGLFGKKPLSIKLKGITNDPKDPSVDTFRSTTLPLLKRFGVSSEGLELKILSRGVAPNGGGEVTLSVPIIHHSLKAVTWTDEGMVKRIRGISFSTRVSVQFENTMIHAARGIFNRLLPDVHIFTDHKAGAQAGNSPGYGISLVAETTSGCFLSVDTTISYARGNDDMDIDEKKELMPSEDVGEEIASLLLGEIEQGGVVDSTHQGLLFLLCALCPQDVSVVRVGKLVPYGIETLRNIRDFLGVKFVIKPEPATGTVMLKCVGSGLKNMSRKLC from the exons ATGGGGAAGGTATCATACATGAAGGTTAAAGGAAGTAAAAACCTAAGGCAACGATTATTATTATCAACTTTATCTTCAACTCCAATTTTAATTGAGGAAATTCGTGCGGATGCCACGTATCCCGGTCTCCTTCCTCATGAGGTCTCCTTTCTCCGGCTGCTTGAAACTGTTTCCGATGACTGCCACGTCGAAATTAATGAAACTG GGACAAAGTTGAAGTACAAGCCGGGGATAGTGATGGGCGGGAGGTATTTGGAGCATGATTGTGGAGTGAGTAGGTCGATTGGGTACTTTTTGGAACCTTTGATTGTGCTTGGTTTGTTTGGGAAGAAGCCTCTTTCCATTAAGCTCAAAG GGATTACAAATGACCCAAAAGACCCGTCTGTTGATACATTTAGATCTACAACCTTACCTTTATTGAAGCGCTTTGGAGTATCTTCAGAAGGGTTGGAGTTGAAGATTTTAAGCCGTGGAGTTGCCCCCAATGGTGGTGGGGAAGTTACCCTTTCAGTTCCTATTATTCACCATAGTTTAAAG GCGGTTACATGGACCGATGAAGGTATGGTGAAACGTATAAGGGGCATTAGCTTCTCAACTAGAGTATCAGTTCAGTTTGAAAATACAATGATACATGCTGCTCGAGGAATCTTTAACCGATTGCTTCCAGATGTTCACATTTTTACTGATCATAAAGCCGGTGCACAAGCTGGAAA TTCACCTGGTTATGGAATATCACTGGTTGCTGAAACAACATCAGGGTGTTTTTTATCTGTTGATACCACAATTTCTTATGCTCGAGGGAATGATGACATGGACATTGATGAAAAGAAAGAGCTTATGCCATCAGAGGATGTGGGTGAAGAAATTGCGTCCCTTTTACTCGGTGAGATTGAACAAGGTGGTGTCGTAGACTCTACACATCAG GGTTTGTTATTTCTTCTATGTGCATTGTGCCCACAAGATGTATCGGTAGTCCGTGTAGGAAAGCTTGTTCCTTACGGGATTGAAACGCTTAGGAATATAAGGGATTTTCTTGGTGTTAAATTTGTAATCAAGCCAGAGCCAGCAACAGGCACCGTCATGCTCAAATGCGTTGGATCTGGACTTAAAAATATGTCACGAAAATTATGTTAA